DNA from Yamadazyma tenuis chromosome 5, complete sequence:
ATGGCTGGGTGCTTACCAAGCTCCTGAAGCTCTTTGAAGATAGGAACCGGTTTTTCggccaacttcaatatcCGTTCCTTGTCACCATAACAAATAACTAATACATACTTGGACCAGTCACCCCGAGGAATGTGATGTCTTTTCATggcttgttgaagaatcttgaGACATGAGTCTTCGGAAGATGCTCTCAATTGTTTCAACGGCTCATTGTTTGCAACAGGaggttgttgttgaagctgttgTGGTGGGGGTTGCAGCTGTGGATGCGTGCTGGTGAGTGTTGGTACCGATGGCGTGGATGCAGAGCTGGTCAGAGCCGAGTGTTTTCGAAGGGTCTTGGGGATGTTTAGTATTGATGTAGATGCAGCATTGGTGGACTTACTCTCCACGAGCCGGGGCCGTGGTGTGCTCAGTTTCGCTTGTTCCACGGGGTGGCCCACAGCACCTCCCGACAGGGCGATTTTGCCAGTTCCAAGCGACAAAAGAGAGCCGGAAGAAAAACGATTGGATTGCGTGGGACTGGGGATGGGATTGGAATTTCGGTTCGAGTTCAGTTGGctattgttcaagaacccGGCGTCCTGGAACGTCTCGATCAATGTGTTGCTGTTGGTGGAATGGTTACTTGAAATGGAGTAGGTGGGGGAATccaagttctgacccaCGGGACCAGGGTCTAGAGTTGGGGTGGGAAGCGGTTTGGAGTCTTTCAAAAGGCGGATCACCGGGATCAAGTCACTCTTCAACCTCGTGAAGTTCTCATTGAGCTTTTTGATGTCCTGTTCGGTCGTAGGCGAAGAGGTAGCTGATCGGTGCTGTTGGACTGTCACTGCTAGTTTTTTTATCATatctttcatcaatataCTCGACAAAGTCAAACACTCAAAATTGACatagttgttgttgatgttgatgttgcTGAGTCGGTAATCAGGGTCATTATACGACTTGGGGGGGTTCTTCTCGTAGTGGGCATTTGTGAGTTCGGtgattttatttttgatcaagagCCTAGTCGACAACTTTTCTATTCCAAGCTCCTTGAGGTGCtcggtggtgatgaaagGCAATAAGGATCCCTCAATgttgttttccaaaaagtACTCTCCGATAGTGTTGGAGTCATCGGCGCTTACGGAATTGATGTAGATGGACACCTGGGCTGGATCCCATTGTAGAAACGAGTCATTGGAGGAGTGGAGCACAGACATTAGATGATGGACGAGGTATATTTTTCGGGGCGGTGGATCGTGGGGTTGATTGTTCTGTCTGTCTCGTGGATTGTGGTGGTTTGACGTAAAGCAAAGGAGTCTCCTATTTGGTGGATTCTGTTATCAACCTAATTCCACACAGCGGCGGCGCGGTGCGCGCAACACCTCGATCTAGAAGCTATCCCTAGCAAACTGGTAAATTTCCAACTGCTACAAAAATACTACCTGTACCATGCCAATAGTTGGAACCGTTCATCTGTACGCATTCAACAAAGTGGCATTTGAGTTCAATGGACACAATCCCTCGCATTCCGCCAAAAACGTCCTTCTCTTTATCGGTGGCCTCACCAACGGTTTATTAGGGGTGCATTACCTTCCTAAACTTGCAGAAAAAGTCAACACCGTTGACCATGATGGTGACTGGGTATTAGTTCAAGGGATTTTGTCGTCCGCCTGGAGCGGATGGGGCCAGAGCTCGTTGAAAACAGATAACGAAGAAATCGGTCAAATTGTATCATATTTGAGATCTGAAAACGGCGGGAACAGACAAAAGATCGTGTTAATGGGCCATTCCACCGGGTGTCAGGACACTTTACGGTACTTGTGTGACTTTTCTTACAGTAAGGAGTTTGACGAGTCGATGGAAATAGATGGAGGTATTCTTCAGGCTCCGGTATCTGATAGAGAAGCCATACAAGAATGGTATGGTTCCGAGTaccttgaaaaattggtgAAGGAGTGTTATGACGAGTACATTTCCAAAGGGTTGCAAGAACAGACTTTACCAGTGAAGTTCAGCAAGGTCGCGTTCGACACTCCCATCACTGCTTATAGGTTCTACTCGTTATACCTGAGGTAtggagatgatgatttcttctccTCGTACATCGACGATGAAGGGTTTGCAAAGACTTTTGGCAAGGTGAAAAAGCCCTTGTTGGCATTATATGGGTCCAAAGATCCATGTGCACCCAAGGATCTCGACATACAAGCTTTGGTGTCTCGGTGGCAGAAGGTAACGAATCCAAAGGTTTGGAGTCCTTTAAGCAAAGTGTTGGTGGGGGCAAACCATGAGGTGGAAGATCCAGATGCATGTTTAGAATTGATAGAGACGGTGTCCAAGTTCATTAGTTCTTTGTGAAAATACTTAGTACGTCTACAATTACTGTCTGGGTCAAAATCTCTTATTCCAATCACCTTATGTTGAAAATATACCGTCTGATTATTTAATATACAACGACACTAGTATCCAATATATGATATACTCTATCACGAGTCTTGATCGTCCAGGAACTTCTTTATTGTCTCGATCAATCCCGTGTAGTACTCATTTAGACTTATGTCATCTGTTAATAATGAAGAATAAGACCGTTGCTGTGACTGGCCCTTGCTTCCAAATAGCTTAGCCAAGAACCCTTTCGGTTCGTTAATACTAATCCCCTCAAGTTTTGATTCTATGTCCTCAGCAGGATTCAATCGGGCCAATAAGAATCTTGACTGTGAATGGTTCTTCTGGGTAATCACATATTTAGGTTGCAACCGTCTGTCTCCAAGGGTTTTGATAAATGTCATCACCTCTTCAATGGAATCGTGGTTGTCGTCAATTAAGTGCAAATTACTGGAATGGTGTAACCTCAATGACAAATCGTTCTTGTAGATGATAATACTGAAAACTGAGTCCATGACGATGAAACAATCTGGAGGAGCACTCAACACATTCTGGGCATCCAAGCTGATTTCAGATATGTTCCCTTCAAAGAGCAGGTACATCTTCGGTTTAATCATTGTCAACGAGATATCACTTTCCACATTCATAAACCAATGGTGGTAGAATGCTGTTTCATCTGGCAGCGAATTGAAAATTCGGATCAACTGAGGATTTCTCCTCAAGTAATACGTCAAAGAAGGTAGTTCTTTAAAGTTCTCATTGATCGTATACTTTTGAACGATATCATCGAGAAGATTCAGGTATGGATTGCTTCCTGATAAATATGCTTGGTTGAGGGAGATGCCCCCAAAATAGTGAAGTAGCCTGATCAACACTTTATCAATACTCCCTATAACGCTATCAAACTCCTCAAACCCTAAAATGCTGTCTATCTtgtccaaaatcaaccTGGTGAAGATGACAATAAAGGCAAACTGGTCAAAACTTTCAAGTAGCTTTTCCTCTTTGATAATTGAGCTCTTGGTGTTTACCAATTTATAAGTGTTGTTGCTCATTTTGACtttatttgcagccaaataATATAATGTGGTCTTTTTTGTGATGTTTGTAACTCTTAATTTCCAAACGTTTTCAATCGGATCCAAGTATTTAAGCTGGAACTGTATAAACATTTCCTTAATACCACCTTCACTCaagcttgttgttgatcCCACAGTCTCGGGGTCAAATATTATTGCACACGAATTGTGGGGTgtcaactcgttgaaacaccaccgattcgtaaagttcttcttcttggaacTCGAGTCAAAACTACTCAAGTGATCAGAGATCTTTTCATGGTGTAAAGTATAATACTTCTCTGCCTGgtaagaagaaggaagacAATGACCTGGCCCTATTAATCGAGAAACCTTCAATCCGGGAGACGTTCTGACTGTTAGCGTCGAATTGTACACCTTGGAAGCTCTAAAAGAGTTCATCAATTCGGTGTGGAATTGCCTATTATCAAATGAATCAAATAAATATATGCTTCCCATGGTGTGCAGTGATAAGTCTTTCATCTCATAGATTCCTACTTGGTCCAAAGATCCTGAATACAAATCAAATGACCATTTTGGCTGATTTATATCCAATTCAAATTCAGACTCCTTTTTTGAAGACTTAGAAATACAGGAATGTGCAGCTTCAAACGAAAGGCCACTACCAACAAGTGCTAAAGTTTTATAGAATTTCAGAGAAGGAACAAACTCTGCAACGTTCAAGTTGGCGATATCGTGATGACTTCGTAGGTTCTTACTATGGGAAGTGTCGATGATGTTCCCAGGAAAACTGGTACAAGGCCCACCCGCAAACAATATGACTTTCCCAATAAATCCTTTATATGAAGCCCTCGAGAGCACTACAGACACCGTGTATAACGCCAACCCTGTTGCTCTGGGAGGTTTGTATGAGTCTGTGAATTTGGGcttgatggacttgataTAGTTTGAGACTACCGCTTTGTTTGAGTTGGTCAACTGAACAAGAAACAGACGTTCGATTAAATCGCATGCCTTTAACCCCCAGCCCAATGTCAGATTCGCCAAGCCCAATTTTCCCAAGACTTTCCCTATGGCAGTAGGGTTGAATAACAGGACTTTTTTCCGTTTCACAGACTGATCTAGTTCATTGTTTGTGCCTAGAACATCGTCATCTGTGATAGCGACAGTTGCTCCTTCAAGTGGTTTGTGGAGGTATACATTCTCATCATACGAAACAATTGCCACATAAGCTCCATTTGGAAGGCTCTCTATTGCTTCACAAACGGACTTTTTCATACTAGTAAAGGAAGTTTGTTGCTTGTCGATCTCATCCACATGTTGATAACCATCGATGACAAACACATAGTTTGGATGGTATTCTGAAGCAATAGCAACATCGTTAGGCAACTTGTAAtcaattgttgaagaagactGTCGAAGCTCAACCGGCCACAGCTCTGAACTACTTGATTCTGGTAACACATACGCTTCCGGTAAGTAACTCTTGCCCTCACAATAAGGACACCACCACATCTTGTTTGCTCTATCGATCTTCACGAACGGATTGATGACACACTCACAGGCATCACATTTGATGGCATGTTCATCGGTGGATGGGATAGCAAGAAGGTTGTGAGATCTTTTATGAAGAGGGGTGTATAGGCATCCGATTGGGGACAGAAGCTGTTTAGCTTCTAGTCTAGTCGATGGGAACACATTCCAGTTGAACTGGACTCCATCAGCGATGTACGATGTTGTGTACTCTTGTTTCATTATTGAATATTAACTTTGAGCTTATTTTTCTGGAGCTTATCGCATCTCAATTGCGGATTTGTCCATTATCAGATATtgcaacaacttcaaaatgtcAAATATAGAATAGCCTATCGGGCTTCAGAATAAGTAAGGGTGTTTGCAAATTTCAAGGAATTGGTGAGGTCTTCGGAAAGAGATAGGTCGATTTCACAGTTTGTAGACAACTGGATCACTTTGAGCCGCAATGCAAAGTAGTACCCCTTTGAACCTGGTAACAACAGGAGATTAACGGACATATCAACTACGGGTGGGAAGGTGGCACCATAACCACGTTCAATTCTTGAGGTAGTTGTGGAAAATTGCGCCAATATTACGAAACATCATACCTCTAAAAGCGAAATCACATCACCATGGGCATCAGAGAGGGGCTTACCATTAACGTTACAAACCACAAACCTTGATTGGCTTCTCTTTTAGTATATCTATCGCAGAATGTTATTGTATTAGACTAAGTATATTAGGTTTATACTTCCGTTTCTGGAAATATACCGCTTGTGATTATTGATATCAGAAGAATATTTCTGTGGTGGCTGCGAAAGGGAAGCACCACAGTTAGAAAAAGGGATCACTTATAAGTACGCATTGATCTGACCCTCTAATAACCCCAGTATAATATGTCGTCAGCAGCTGCCGCCGTAAGGAAattccaaatccaaaacaACCATATCACTTtgagtgaagaagaaattgccAAAAGcaacttcaaagattttATTCCATCGTGGGAACAGAACAAAACTTACCCACCATTGGAAtttttccaacaccatGATAGAGGTACATTTGCGGACCCAGAATTACCTAACTTATTACCAAAGGATGGCGACTATACGAAGAAAAGTATTACGCCTAAATTGGGAACTGAAATTGACGGTGTTCAGTTATCTCAATTGACCGATGAAGGTAAAGACGAATTAGCACTTTTGGTGGCTCAAAGAGGGTTATTGGTGTTCAGAAACCAGGACTTCACCGATCACGGTCCCAAGTTTGCAGTGGAATTTGGTAAGTACTATGGACCACTTCATATCCACCCAGTTTCCGGTGCCCCAATCGGGTACCCTGAGTTACACATTGCCTATAGAAACAAGGACTACGCCAACCAGGGGAACTACTTTAAAAACAAAACCAATAGTATTGCTTGGCACACAGATGTTAGCTACGAGTTGCAACCTCCTGGAATCACTTTTTTCAGCGTGTTAGAAGGTCCTGAGTCTGGTGGTGATACTGCTTTTGCTGACACCATCGAAGCGTATGAGAGATTGTCTCCCGAATTCAAAGGAATTTTGGATGGCTTATATGTGGAACACTCCTCAGTAGAACAGGCTAGCTTTGTAGAAAACTCAGGGCCAATCAAGTCAAGAAGAGATCCGGTTAAGAATATTCACCCACTTATTAGAGTTCATCCTGTTACCGgaaagaagattttgtaTGTCAATCCTCAATTCTCGAGAAGAATTATTGGATTCAAAGAAGAGGAGTCAAAGGCCTTGTTAGCTTTCCTTTACGACCATATCGCTAACTCCCATGACTTGCAGGCCCGTGCCCACTATGAAGCAAACACTGTTGTGATCTGGGACAACAGAAGAGTTGTTCACACTGCCGTTAACGACTGGGATGACACCGATGCAACCCGTATTGCAGTAAGGATCACCCCTCAGGCCGAGAGACCCATTGCAGATctcaaggacttgaacaaagaagacaaaaacAGACTTGCTGATGCTTGAACTCTTTTCGATCTATTAAGTGTATACTGGTATATTTTTAAATCCATCGTTCAATGAGTAGCCTTTTTTGCATCTTTTCGCACCCGAATTTTTTTGCGTCTCATCTtttttcatctcatctcGATATTCAGCTATGGCAGGAAAACAGACAAAGACCGCTAAAAGAGCCAACTCCCAGAACAAGACTAGAAGTGTGGAATCTGAGGTCACGACAGATTCTCATGCCAGAAACCTCTTGGAGTCTCAGCCCAAGTTAACCCCCAAATCTGTTAAAAGACAGTTATCCAAGCAGGCTATCAAGAAGCAACAAGCAAAAATAAGGCTTTACGGTGCTAAAAATGGGAAAGAGTACAACGAGAGTCAATTGAAAATACctttgttgaacaaggcTGTCATGCCTGGTGTTAAAGTCAAGTCAGGAAAAAAAGGAAAGaagtttgttgatgaaaagaacCCCAATGTCCTCAACTTATTAGTCAAGACCATCAATGACAAATACGACAAAGTTAATGAAAGTAAATTGGAGAAGGCTAGaagattggaagaaatcagagagttgaagagaaaggaAATGGACAAGAAAGAGcaagaaaagaaaagtaAGTTGGAGAACAAAAAAAATGAGATCAAGAGTAAGGCTAATGTTGCCAGAGCtaacagaagaaagaacGCCAAGATCTCCGCCGAGAACGAAGATTCTGCTCTGTcgaccaagaagaagagtgTTTCCTTTGCCTAATCCCAGGAATCCGAATTCCAGTCACGAAACTTAATCTGTACATTATACATTCAGCATAAATTAGACCAATAAATAACGTAAATAATGTAAAGCTGCGTACAAGACATAAGGAAATTGGTCCACGATTTATTTACAAGAGGGACAGTAGAATTAAAATCCCCGTGGACGAATGGTTCTGGCTCGAGCTCTTTGTTCTctcattttcttggtgtAATACCAGCCATAAGCCACACCTGCCATGGATCCTCCCAAATGGGCCGCATAGTCATACGCACCCCATCTGAAGAAAAGCCCTGCAGCATTGTATGCTATAGCACCCAAGAAGGCGAACCAAGCGCCGCCTGGAACCGGAATGAAAAAGAGGGCAATTGGGGcttttggaatcaaatAAGAAAATGCACCAACTACACTGAAAACTGCACCCGAAGCACCCAATGATCCGACCGCCAAAGATGTTCTCATCAAAGTCGGTACAAGGATTGAAACAAATGAAGCAATGACAGCAGAATTAAGGTACATGACAAGAAAGTTAGTAGCACCCAACATTGCACATAAACTGGTTCCGAAAGATTGGAGAACAAACATATTGACAAAGATATGCATGAAGCTCTGATGTGAGAAGGCTGACCCCAACAATGACCAGTTCGAGTACATCTTATCTTTAACAAGCAAACCGTATCTAGACATGAAGGTGATAAAGTTGGGGTTTTTCCACATTAAGAACACCAACCCATTTGCAGCAATTATCGAGTAGATCAACCACAGAGGATTTCTCGTGAGGATTCCAAGCGGAGtgaatttcatcaacaacgGAACCCCCAAAGTGGTGCCCACGCAGAACGCAAGCGTGAAAAGAGCTGGCCCTTTCAATCTATCCCAGTTTGAGTTTCCGTAGTGCTTATTGTACCGGCTCCAGGTACTACTATCTCTCCTTTGTTGCCTCCGCTGgtgtttgaacttgagtAGTCTCAATCCACGAGATGGACTGAAGCGTCCAAAGAGTCTCATCATTTTCGACCCGTGTAAGCTGTTTCCTCTATGTGCCGAGTGTCTGTACGCTCTATTCTGGGCCCGAAACAACCAGCGGTTCCAGAAATCACAGTGATTTCCAAATTTGTGAGTACCTTGTCCCCAGtgtcttccaaaacctccTTTTGTCCCCCAAACGAACCCACCGCCCCTTTCTGCCCAGTGGTTTTCGTATCCATAACCACGGAAACTGTAGGGATAGTTTTCACGGGTTCTCCAGTGATTTCCAGAGCCCGCAGATTCATCTGACTCATGAACTCCCCAATGCCTCTTGCCATCTCCATCGCTGGGGTTTTTGTAGCCCCGGTAGTTATGGTATTTATTCATGTCCCTGTTGAACCAAAACTCACCATAACCTTTAAAATCTTTATTGGCCCAGAAATTGTCCAGGTCACGGTGGTATTTAGCTCCTTGTACTCCTCTGTATGTTTTATAGTACCTATAGCTCCCAAAATGGGGCAGTCTATACTGGTTTTCATAAATGTTTGACCCAAGGGGATGCTCATCACCAGAAGCAGATTTCGAATATTTACTAAATGGCCGGAAAGTCACGCATGAGATCCTCAGTCTGAATATCTGCATATTTCCGGGGCCAAAGACCAGGATCTTTGAAGCGCCATTGAACGGCCTGAAATGTACAAGTCCATTCATGGTAGAATATCGACACAAAAGAATGATTTCGTGAATTCGCGGCCTTTATCTGCGGACTGCTCGACTGATACCATATACTTGGAATGATGCCCAATGGGTTAGACTCAGATCTATAGGACTTTAAAGTGAGTACTTAGATGACATACAGTTCAGCAGAACTGCTCATCCACTTTATAAAATTAGTTTTCTAAGGTGAATGGCCCATGATCACCAACTGCAAATGCTTATGGAACTATTGATTCTGATCCTATCCATTATTATGTATCTACAAATACTGGAACTAAAACTCAGAAGCTTCGTCTTCGTCAAGGTCCAACTTCTTTCCCTGTCCGGCTAATCTTTGAGCAGCCAACTGTTGTGTGGCATACTGCTGTTTGACCTTAGATGTCATTCTTTCGATCTCGGCATCAGCATCTTCGGCTGCCTTCTCAGCATAGtccatcaccaatcttCTACCAAGTAAATGGACTCCTTCCAACTGGTTCATGGCATTCTCTGCCTCTTTCAATAAGCTAAActccacaaatgcaaatCCTCTGGCAGACCGgtcaaacttcttgggaaCTCTAGCAGACTTGATCTGTCCAAAGGCCCCAAACAACTCAATGATATCTTTTCTGGTGGCTTCAAATGGcaaattcttgataatAATCTTGGTAGATTTCTTTCCACCTTTGGTCTTTTTGCCAGAAGTAGCACCAGTTCTGTTGGACAACTTCAATTGCAACTTGTGCCCGTCCAAAACATGGCCATCCATAAGAGAAATAGCTTTGTTGgcatcttctttggttctGAACTCGACAAACCCGAACCCCATACTTAAGGTCGAATTTGGGTTCTTTGCATCGGGTTTAGTTTTGACTAGAGCAACTGCGAAACCAGGtaaagacttgaaaatctttGCCAACTgttcagtggtggtggagaagttcaagtttttcacAAACACAGAGACTGTTGGTCCGTCGGTTTCAGCTACCACTTCTTCGTCGTCTTGGGGCTTGGTTTCTTCCATGAGAATGTCCTTAGCAGAGACTTTGGCTTCCACTGCAGTTGACTCTTCCTTGACTTCCACAGCCTCTTGTTCAGTGGCCTCACGAGTGAATAAGTCTTTAGGTcctttttccaagtacaaaATGCTTTTTCCTGACCTTTTGTATGCTAATTTGGTGAAAGCGCTTCTTGCACTTGGGGCATCACGGAATTCTACAATAGCTATGGTCCCAGCAGGAGGCATAAGCATTCTCTTAACTTCTCCGTACTGAGAGAACatttctccaagttcttgaagagtGGTTCCAAATGAaaagttcttcaccaagatGACTTTATCGtctctttctttcttgttgaaactcATCAAATCAACTCCCTTGGATTCGAAGTACTTTCTAACATCTCCGATAACATGGGCTTCTGCCAAGGCTTGCTTTACTGCGGAATCAGAGCTTTGAGCATTGATCAACTGGCTCTTAGCAACTCCCATTTTAGCAGCAACAGACTCCAATATAGCATCTTGGTTCATATATAATGCATTCCAGCTGAACTGGGTTTTGGCGGCCTGggccttcttctttaattCTCTTTGCTTCTTTAACGGCAAGTTTTGCAAGTCAAACTCGTCCATTCTATGatcttttttcttttctgcCGGCAAGATATGCAACAATCTTCCTTGGAAAATCTCTTTGTCTAGCACTTCGTAGGCTTTTACAGCATCTTCGGGATTAGTGAACTGAATATACACAAATCCCTTGGATTTCCCCGTTCTTGTGTCTATAGCAACATGAACCTCTTCAAGGTTTCCGTAAGATGCAAATAATTCACgaaactcttcttcagtggATGTGTACGAGATGTTTCTTATGAACAAACGGCCCGTCTCATTGATTTTTTGGACGTGGTTCGTATGAGTTTCAACTTCAGGATCAACTGAAGGTTTGGTTCTTGAGGGTGCCTTGGCAGAATCATGCTTTTCTTCGGGCTTGGACTCTATCTGGTTCTCTCTATTTTCTATCATCcggattcttctttgttggaGCCATTCAAGATCAGTGACCTTTTCGTCTTTTgcaatttcatcttcttcatttgGAATCATCTCTTTTTCTGGTAACTCTTTGTTAAAAGTGTTCAAAGGCATCATTACctcgtcgtcttcatctACCTCAGTTCCCTTAGGTGCAAAGTCATCATATTCAGCATCACTTTCGTTTTCCTTGACCTTGGTATCACTCATAGTCTCAAAAGAAGGGACTTCACGGTCATTTTGGTCTTGTTTGGCCAATGCCTCCTCCAAAGCTTTCACCGATGGACCTCCAGAACCATCAGCCAAATCGTCATTTGCCCACGATTTGGTTTGGCTCGAAGGTTTCATAGCCTGCACaaactccttcaactggGGGTTCTTCTCGATCTGGTCGTCGACCTTTGATCTGATTAttctttgtttcttgaGCTTTCTCTCTTCCTCTTGCTGTAAtaatctttcttctctgACCATTAATCTTTCATATTGCTGTTTTCTCTGGTCTTTCATCGACATAGGCACTGTGGGATCAGCAAATGATTTGGCTACCTCCACACTGATCCTGGCGGTGTCTATGAAAGAATTATTGAAATAGGTTACTGCTGATTCGGCATCGCTAGGAGACTTGTATCCAATGAATGCAAATCTCCGGGATTCCCCgtttctcttcttcatcaacttgatgtccGACACATCTCCGTGCTTGTCGAAATGCAGCTTCAACTTATCCTCAGTCAAATATTGTGGCAATCCTTTCACTATCAAACGAGACATGGTTGTATAAAAAATTAATTTGAGATGAGCATCTCCAAAAGTTCTAATCGCGGATTTTgagagtttgtggattttgcagtcaaatGATGGAACTTCTTAAACACTTGGGTCTTATCCCTGAGAAAGACCCGACCGTCACGTCTACTATGAAAAAGCTTAGAGGATTATTTGTGTGGTATATTTTGTTGAATACTATTATATTATATCAGGTTATTTCTGTGGTGTGTTCGATATTATGTTACTCATTTCCTGATGCTTCTATCAATTTTAGGCGAAAAGCTTGCACCATGTTTTGGGATGTGGGAATCTACTTCACAATTTTGAACGGGGTCAACTACATCGTCACGGGAGACTTAATTACCAGCGAATCTGCTGTCTTTATTTCAAACCATAGTTCTTTAGTGGATCACTTTGCCATCAACTATTTGTCCAGACACTCGTTTCTGAAAAATAAGGAGTTAGAGGTCCCGGTAgtcaacttcttcactTGGTTCTTGTTGTGGAAAGTCCCCAATATCAATATCTTGCGTAATATGGCCAAATGTGATGAGAACTGGGAGTTAGACCATTCCTTAAACGAAGTCTTTTTTCTGAAATTGTTTGCCAGTAAGAAAGTGGAATGGTTGGTCTTGTTTCCTGAAGTGAACATCTTCACAGCTGAGTCTTCAGCCCTTCAGAAAATTCAGTGTGAAAAGTTCTATTTGCCGTTgctcaagaacttgttgtaTCCACGGTTTTCCAGCCTTCATAATGTCGTCTCAACAGTCAAACAATACAATTACAAATTCAATCACTTGTATGACTTGACCATATACTATTACAagatcaacaatttcaatgaGAAGGTCTACTTTTCGCCTAGCTTG
Protein-coding regions in this window:
- the STE50 gene encoding Adaptor for signal transduction (COG:S; EggNog:ENOG503Q3M2; BUSCO:EOG09263CAC), producing MSVLHSSNDSFLQWDPAQVSIYINSVSADDSNTIGEYFLENNIEGSLLPFITTEHLKELGIEKLSTRLLIKNKITELTNAHYEKNPPKSYNDPDYRLSNININNNYVNFECLTLSSILMKDMIKKLAVTVQQHRSATSSPTTEQDIKKLNENFTRLKSDLIPVIRLLKDSKPLPTPTLDPGPVGQNLDSPTYSISSNHSTNSNTLIETFQDAGFLNNSQSNSNRNSNPIPSPTQSNRFSSGSLLSLGTGKIASSGGAVGHPVEQAKSSTPRPRLVESKSTNAASTSILNIPKTLRKHSASTSSASTPSVPTLTSTHPQSQPPPQQLQQQPPVANNEPLKQLRASSEDSCLKILQQAMKRHHIPRGDWSKYVLVICYGDKERILKLAEKPVPIFKELQELGKHPAIMLRQLADTKTADTNSNEMYEDSRIGDDIPGGTL
- a CDS encoding uncharacterized protein (COG:S; EggNog:ENOG503P03V); protein product: MPIVGTVHSYAFNKVAFEFNGHNPSHSAKNVLLFIGGLTNGLLGVHYLPKLAEKVNTVDHDGDWVLVQGILSSAWSGWGQSSLKTDNEEIGQIVSYLRSENGGNRQKIVLMGHSTGCQDTLRYLCDFSYSKEFDESMEIDGGILQAPVSDREAIQEWYGSEYLEKLVKECYDEYISKGLQEQTLPVKFSKVAFDTPITAYRFYSLYSRYGDDDFFSSYIDDEGFAKTFGKVKKPLLALYGSKDPCAPKDLDIQALVSRWQKVTNPKVWSPLSKVLVGANHEVEDPDACLELIETVSKFISSL
- a CDS encoding uncharacterized protein (COG:U; EggNog:ENOG503NU95), giving the protein MKQEYTTSYIADGVQFNWNVFPSTRLEAKQLSSPIGCLYTPLHKRSHNLLAIPSTDEHAIKCDACECVINPFVKIDRANKMWWCPYCEGKSYLPEAYVLPESSSSESWPVELRQSSSTIDYKLPNDVAIASEYHPNYVFVIDGYQHVDEIDKQQTSFTSMKKSVCEAIESLPNGAYVAIVSYDENVYLHKPLEGATVAITDDDVLGTNNELDQSVKRKKVSLFNPTAIGKVLGKLGLANSTLGWGLKACDLIERSFLVQLTNSNKAVVSNYIKSIKPKFTDSYKPPRATGLALYTVSVVLSRASYKGFIGKVILFAGGPCTSFPGNIIDTSHSKNLRSHHDIANLNVAEFVPSSKFYKTLALVGSGLSFEAAHSCISKSSKKESEFELDINQPKWSFDLYSGSLDQVGIYEMKDLSSHTMGSIYLFDSFDNRQFHTELMNSFRASKVYNSTLTVRTSPGLKVSRLIGPGHCLPSSYQAEKYYTLHHEKISDHLSSFDSSSKKKNFTNRWCFNELTPHNSCAIIFDPETVGSTTSLSEGGIKEMFIQFQLKYLDPIENVWKLRVTNITKKTTLYYLAANKVKMSNNTYKLVNTKSSIIKEEKLLESFDQFAFIVIFTRLILDKIDSILGFEEFDSVIGSIDKVLIRLLHYFGGISLNQAYLSGSNPYSNLLDDIVQKYTINENFKELPSLTYYLRRNPQLIRIFNSSPDETAFYHHWFMNVESDISLTMIKPKMYSLFEGNISEISLDAQNVLSAPPDCFIVMDSVFSIIIYKNDLSLRLHHSSNLHLIDDNHDSIEEVMTFIKTLGDRRLQPKYVITQKNHSQSRFLLARLNPAEDIESKLEGISINEPKGFLAKLFGSKGQSQQRSYSSLLTDDISLNEYYTGLIETIKKFSDDQDS
- a CDS encoding alpha-ketoglutarate-dependent sulfonate dioxygenase (COG:E; EggNog:ENOG503NTVZ) — protein: MSSAAAAVRKFQIQNNHITLSEEEIAKSNFKDFIPSWEQNKTYPPLEFFQHHDRGTFADPELPNLLPKDGDYTKKSITPKLGTEIDGVQLSQLTDEGKDELALLVAQRGLLVFRNQDFTDHGPKFAVEFGKYYGPLHIHPVSGAPIGYPELHIAYRNKDYANQGNYFKNKTNSIAWHTDVSYELQPPGITFFSVLEGPESGGDTAFADTIEAYERLSPEFKGILDGLYVEHSSVEQASFVENSGPIKSRRDPVKNIHPLIRVHPVTGKKILYVNPQFSRRIIGFKEEESKALLAFLYDHIANSHDLQARAHYEANTVVIWDNRRVVHTAVNDWDDTDATRIAVRITPQAERPIADLKDLNKEDKNRLADA
- the LOC1 gene encoding 60S ribosomal subunit assembly/export protein (EggNog:ENOG503P1SC; COG:A), producing MAGKQTKTAKRANSQNKTRSVESEVTTDSHARNLLESQPKLTPKSVKRQLSKQAIKKQQAKIRLYGAKNGKEYNESQLKIPLLNKAVMPGVKVKSGKKGKKFVDEKNPNVLNLLVKTINDKYDKVNESKLEKARRLEEIRELKRKEMDKKEQEKKSKLENKKNEIKSKANVARANRRKNAKISAENEDSASSTKKKSVSFA